The DNA sequence AATAAAGGTCCCCAAACTTGGAAGCCATGGCATGAGGAGGGCGATACGCTTCAGGATATGGGACGTGGATGCCCATGAGAGCCAGGAGGGCCTTACAGTTGAATTCTCAATACCCAGGGGGTGCTATGCAACCTCTGTTTTAAGGGAGATCATGAAAAAGGATGTTGTCTAGGTCTTCAGACATGCAGGTGGGTCCATGGATTTTACTGAATATCCGTGACCACTTACTGAATGATTAAAGGTATGGAGATGATCCGGTGGAAGTTGACTGCAGAGTTATATCACGTGGAAAGGGAAGAGGTCCAGTTCTGGTATCAACCGAACCATTGAGCTTTCTCGGAGGAGTTGATCCCGGCACAGGGAGGGTTATTGACCAGAAACACCCATTACATGGCAGGAGCATTAGGGGGAAGGTTCTCCTCATACCCGGCGGTAAGGGCTCCACGGTGGGGTCCTATGTCATATTTCAGATGGCAAAGAACGAAACAGCTCCGGCCGCCATAATATGCCTGAACGCGGAGCCAATAATCGCAACCGGGGCCATAATGGCTGGAATACCCATGGTGGACAGACCCTCGGAGGACCTC is a window from the Methanothermobacter thermautotrophicus str. Delta H genome containing:
- a CDS encoding DUF126 domain-containing protein, with translation MEVDCRVISRGKGRGPVLVSTEPLSFLGGVDPGTGRVIDQKHPLHGRSIRGKVLLIPGGKGSTVGSYVIFQMAKNETAPAAIICLNAEPIIATGAIMAGIPMVDRPSEDLLGLLEDSMEVEVDADEGKIRF